A genomic region of Nitrospinaceae bacterium contains the following coding sequences:
- a CDS encoding alpha/beta hydrolase — protein MTDTSILDSLPVAPSEDPFVVEHGGFYRRWFSMIDDIQLLKDTVASLKGTTDNLWVPVWRDIGRKFETEAEALAAKGDGSAARAKFLQAKSYYSLARFPRPLTPLKEEVNQDCIRVYLRAAEYLDPPLEKVAVECEGKSIISHFRAPAGAGPGSPVPAVLIMCGGDMFKEDRGWAGEMAMDNGLATLVMDGPGTGENPFPYEPESVTAWMAAIDYLAARPEVDERRIGAFGISRGGHSVMLLAGSYPEKVGCAVASAGHPYGYQMSDDEMANFVENKNRRASYVFGAPGDAPSFPPTTLEAEKAGFKRWALSEIGVVDKITCPILMINGKQDHLSPIGNIYYMLERGPVLGREARIYPDDGHCAFKYFSEWAPESFRWIKEKLERAG, from the coding sequence ATGACAGATACTTCGATACTGGATTCGCTGCCCGTTGCTCCGAGCGAAGATCCTTTTGTGGTCGAGCACGGTGGTTTTTACCGTCGCTGGTTCTCAATGATTGATGATATCCAATTGTTAAAGGACACGGTGGCCTCGCTAAAGGGGACGACCGACAATCTCTGGGTGCCGGTCTGGCGGGATATTGGCCGCAAATTCGAGACCGAGGCAGAGGCGCTGGCCGCCAAAGGAGACGGCTCTGCCGCACGGGCCAAATTTCTTCAAGCTAAATCCTATTACAGCCTTGCCCGCTTTCCCCGCCCGCTCACCCCGCTCAAAGAGGAGGTAAACCAGGATTGCATTCGAGTCTATCTTCGCGCGGCAGAGTACCTCGACCCACCGCTTGAAAAGGTTGCCGTTGAGTGCGAGGGCAAGTCTATCATCTCCCACTTTAGGGCCCCCGCAGGGGCGGGGCCAGGCAGTCCCGTGCCAGCTGTGCTGATTATGTGCGGGGGCGATATGTTCAAGGAGGATCGCGGCTGGGCAGGTGAAATGGCGATGGACAACGGCCTTGCCACGCTTGTTATGGATGGTCCCGGAACGGGGGAGAATCCTTTTCCCTATGAGCCTGAGTCGGTGACGGCATGGATGGCGGCTATCGACTATCTGGCGGCGCGGCCCGAGGTGGACGAGCGGCGCATCGGTGCCTTTGGCATCAGCCGGGGCGGGCACTCGGTCATGCTGTTGGCGGGTTCATACCCAGAGAAAGTGGGGTGCGCCGTTGCCAGTGCGGGCCACCCCTATGGCTACCAGATGAGCGACGATGAGATGGCAAATTTTGTCGAGAACAAGAACCGGCGAGCATCCTATGTTTTCGGTGCGCCCGGAGATGCCCCTAGTTTTCCGCCCACCACTCTTGAGGCTGAGAAGGCTGGTTTCAAGCGATGGGCACTTAGCGAGATTGGGGTGGTGGACAAGATTACTTGTCCGATATTGATGATCAACGGCAAGCAGGACCATCTCTCGCCGATAGGAAATATCTACTACATGCTTGAGCGCGGCCCCGTCCTCGGGCGCGAGGCACGAATATATCCAGACGATGGGCATTGCGCATTTAAATATTTTAGTGAATGGGCACCCGAGTCGTTCCGCTGGATCAAGGAAAAACTAGAACGGGCCGGGTGA
- a CDS encoding 4Fe-4S dicluster domain-containing protein, which yields MPILIDEKSCLDGCTICDFFCPGDIIYREEKEKPAEVRYPDECWYCGICADRCPVDAVKVVFTPEMLNCTTPPEVYMGMGK from the coding sequence ATGCCGATACTGATTGATGAAAAATCTTGTCTAGATGGGTGCACAATCTGTGATTTTTTCTGCCCGGGCGATATTATTTACCGTGAGGAGAAGGAAAAGCCCGCTGAGGTGCGCTATCCGGATGAATGCTGGTATTGCGGGATTTGTGCCGACCGTTGTCCGGTGGACGCAGTGAAGGTGGTTTTTACGCCCGAGATGCTGAACTGCACGACACCTCCTGAAGTTTATATGGGGATGGGGAAATGA